The genome window ATTCGATATCGGAGGTTCCTTCGCTATAAAACGAGAGTTCTTCCTTTTCGTGTTCTCTGACTCTTAAGTTTTCCTTTTTGATTCCCACCTGTTCCGTGAGCCAGCGCATACAATAGTCGACCCAATGGGTAAACCATTCTTTTTGTGTCCCCGGTTCGCAGAAGAATTCCATTTCCATCTGTTCGAATTCTCTCGTTCTAAAAACGAACTGACGCGCCATGATTTCGTTTCGGAAGGATTTTCCGATTTGTGCGATTCCGAACGGAATCTTTCTTCTCGTGGTGGAAACGACGTTTTTAAAATTCAAGAAGATCCCTTGCGCGGTTTCGGGTCTGAGATAAATATCCAACGCGTCTTCCGCGCTCGCACCGTGCGAAGTCTTGAACATCAGGTTGAAGTCGCGCGCTTCGGTAAAGGTTCCCCGTTGACCGCAGCTCGGGCAGGCGAAGTTGCTTTCTTTGATGACTTGGTTCATCTTTTCGAGAGTTAAACCGTTGGCAAAGCCCTCTCCCTTTTGATCCTCGAGGAACTTGTCCGCGCGGATTCGGGTCTTACAATTTTTACAATCGATCAGCGGATCGTTGAAGTTGGAAACGTGGCCGGAAGCTTCCCAAACTTTCGGGTTGAGGAGAATGGAGGAATCCAAACCCACCACGTCTTCCCGAAGATGGACAAAATATTTCCACCAGAGTTGTTTTAGATTTTGGAGAAGTTCGACCCCGTAAGGACCGTAGTCGAAGGTATTGGAGAGTCCTCCGTAGATTTCGGAACCGGGATAGACAAACCCTCTACGCTTGCAAACGGATACGATTTCCTTCAGTGAGGAATCGAGACTTTCTTTCTTTTCCATGAGTCCAGAATTCTGTTCAGGACTTCCGAATAAAGTATTTTAATTCTCGACTTGAAAGGATTTCTTGTTTGCCTAAGCCCCGGATTCGGGTCCAATGGTTGATAGAAATCCGTTTTGCAACGTCCAAGGAGACCTTGCCTGAAAAAGAAACTAGTCATCTTCGGCGTCAATTTCTTGTCCTGGAGTTCCCCCTTTCTGGGGCTGGGAATTTTTTTCCCGCTCGGCGTCCTTTTTGCTTTTCCGAAAGGACGGGAAGTCCGTTCCTCCGCCTTCGGTTCCTTGCTCTTCCAGATTTTTTGCTGGGGAATTTTGTACCCTCTGGAAGTTTCCGCGATTTTATTTCCGGTCGTGGAGGCATTTGTCCGCGCGCTTGTCATGGATTTGGGAGAATGGCTGATCGGCTTTTACGTGCTCGTCGGGCTTGTCATTCTCGTTTCCCATTCCTTTTATCTGAAGAAGCAAAGAAGGCGCCGATTCCAATTCAACCCTTCTTCGCATCCGCGCGAAGAAAAGATCGAAAGAGTTCATTATAAAATCCTGGTGCTTCTTGTAGCGGGTTATCTGACTTCGAGGCTCGTCTTTCAAGATGCCTATCGGTTGGAATACGGACAACTCGGGATCTTGGAAGACAGTTTTCTCTATTTCTTTTCCGTGTTGATCGCGGGCGATACGCTTCTCAGTCGAGGAAAACAATTCTTTCTTTTCCGAAGACCTTGGAAACTTTTCGAACGTCAGGCGAGAGCCGCACGCAGAATCGGCTTCGAGGGAGAAGGGGGCGTCCGTAAACAAAGATACGCGAAGATTCGCGATTGGTTATTCCCGGGATGGGGGCATATCTATATCGGAAATCTTTGGAAAGGATTTTCGATTCTGTTTTTATATCTTTTGCTGTTGCTCTTTTTTGCGACCGCGTTTTTTTCCTGGCTCGAGCCCGCGGATGGAATCCGTTTTCTCATGTCGATGGGACTCAAACCCGGAATCGCCGATAAGAAATTTTTCGCGGTCACTTCGAGCGTCGTTCCGATTCTGGTTTTTTTCGGAGGAATCGTCGGGATTCATATCATATCCAAGTTTCTTTTGAACCGGGCGTTTCGCGCCGAACCGGAAGACACAACTCCGCAAAGCACGTTTATTAGTAATTTATCATATAGCATCCTGCTCCACTTCGTTCTTCTCTCCTTGATCCTGATCATCCCGGTCACTCTTCAGCGTAAGAAGGAACAAAAGGAAAAGGAAAGACAAAGAACGCACTTCACTCCGGAAAATTTGGAATTCTACTTTATCGATCCGAATCTTCCGAACGAGGTCGAAGGTTTAAACGGAGGGGTCGTTTCCGGAACCGAAACCCCGACACAAAAGGAAGGGGATAAAATTCCGGACGACAAACCCGCGGACGAAGGACGCGTCAAAGGGGAAGTCAAACAGGTTCGCGGAAAAAAATTGCCTTCCACGTATTCGAACTACATCTCCGCGAAGATGCGCGGCCCCGAATCGTTTATGGAATATTGGAGAAGAGCGCCGCGCAATTATTCTTCCGTGGTCGCCTATACGGTTACCCCCGACGGAGAAGTCGTGGACGTGGATTTGGTCGAGGCTTCCGGTTATCCCGAACAGGATCAGATGACGTTGGAGCTCATTGAAAGTCTTTCTCCTCTCATGCCTCCGCCCGGAACGAAAGGTTATGTTCGAGTCACCGAACTTTTTTGGAACGGAAGCATCGATCCGGAAGCGATGCCGACTCCGTTGCAGAAGGAACTCGTCACGATGTATGACGGGCGTTATATGGAGGAGTTATGAGTTTCGACGTCGCGCTCCTCGGATTTCTCTCGATTCTTCCTTGGGGATTTTTTCTGATTCTTCTTTTTCCGGGGAAGAATACGCAGCAGAGAATCTTTCTGATTTTACTCGCCGTTTTTTTGGGATATCTTTCCACCGAGATCGTTTTGAAACTGCATCCAATCTTTTGGCCGGACGTAAAAATCGCCGCTCCGAGACGCGGCGGACATATTCTTACGCAGACCGCGCACATCGCGTTCATCCAAGCCGGAATGATGGAGGAATTCTGTAAGGGAATTCTCATCTTGTTTGCGGGACTTCTTTTTGCCTTCGATTGGAAGAAATACGAGTTCAAAAAGGAAATGGTTTTGATCGGAGGATTTGTCGCGCTCGGATTTGCGGGAGTCGAAAACGCGAATTACATCTTCAACGCAAAGGAAGAAGATCGAATCGCGATGTTCGTAGGACGGACGATTCGTTCTTCCAACGCGCACTTTCTCATCAATCTATGTTTCGCTCTTGCGTTCGTAAAATCGAACCGCAAAGAAATCAAGGATCGTCCTTTGGCCTTGTTCCTCGCTTTTTTGCTCGCGGTATCGCAACACGGACTTTTCAACTTCTTCGTGCTTCCTCAGTCGAGATTCGGCGGTTGGCTTTCCACCGCTTTGTTCGTGGGAATCTGGGTTTGGATCGTAAAAGATTTTCGTACTTTCATTCTGGAGAACGGGAGTGGCGCGCAAATCGTAAGTGACACACCGGTCGACGCGGAAATCTTGGATGAGACCCGAGAAGCAACTTGAGATACAGAGAAATCATTCTAAGTTTACCCAAAGAAATCGCGGAAGACTTCACTTCGTTTTTGGACGAAGCGGGAGTCGCAGGATATTACGAAATTCTGTTTGACCGGGAAGTTCCGAGAGCCCCTCACGAGGAGATTATCTCCGACGATACGAAGTTCCGCGTTTATCTCGCGGAAGACGATAAAGAAAACGAAATCAGAATTCATATTTTTCTGAAAGCCAACGCGGGCGAATCCTTCTTTCTCGAATCGCGTTGGATCGAAACCAAAGAATACGAAGAAGCCTATAAGGAATTCTACAAACCCTTCACGATCGGTTCGTATCGTGTCATTCCCACTTGGGAAAAAGACACCGCGGTCAGCACGACCCCGCAGGGAATTCTTCCTTTGCTCATCAATCCGGGACTTGCGTTCGGAACAGGACATCACGAAACCACTCGTCTCGTTTTAGGGAGAATGGGAAGTCTCGGTTTAAACGGAAAACGGATCGCGGACGTGGGAACCGGTTCCGGGATCTTGAGCGTGGCCGCGGCGAAATCGGGCGCGTCGGCGATTCTCGCGGTGGACGTGGACCCGAACAGCGTGCGTTCCGCGACGTTCAACCGGGACGACAACGAGATTTCGCCTAACGTTTTAGTCGTGGACGAAGGCGGTTTTGATCACTCGGACGTTCAGGGAAAAGAATGGGATCTTTTGATCGCCAACATAACATTCGCTGTATTAAAAGCGAATATTCAAAAAATTGCATCTGTAAAAACGAATCATTTCCTCTTCAGCGGAGTCATCACCGAACGCAAGGATGAGTTTTTGGAACTTCTGAAAAACGAGGTGGGCGGAGAAGGAGTTTTCTTTCAGGAAGACACCGGCTGGGAATTGATCGAATGGAAAAGAAAAGGATAAATCGATGAAACACTACGACGTATTCGGAGTCGGCAACGCACTCGTGGACATTTTGGTTCCGACGGAAGACGTATTCATTCAGCGTCTCGGTTTCGACAAAGGGATTATGACCTTGGTCGACGCGGAAAAACAGGCGGGAGTTTTAGTCGCACTCGAAGGAAGCAAACAGGAACTTCGTTCCGGCGGAAGCGCGGCCAACACGATGATCGCGCTTGCGAATTCGGGCGGAACCGGAACGTATACCGGAAAGGTTTCCAAGGACACTTACGGAGAATTCTATAAGAAGGACATGGAAAACGCCGGAATCCTTTTCGAAGTCGCTCCGGAAGACAACGGACATACGGGAACCTGCGTGGTTCTGACCACTCCGGACGCGGAACGGACCATGCTGACCCACTTGGGAATCTCCATCACATTACAAAAATCGGATGTGGATTTGGACAAACTCAAGGCCTCCAATATTTCCTACATCGAAGGTTATCTCTGGGACGGGTCCGGAACCAAAGAGGCTTCTCTTTTGACCATGGAAGAATCCAAAAAGAACGGAGTGAAAGTCGCGTACACATACAGCGATCCATTCTGCGTCAATCGTTCCCGCGAGGACTTTGTTCGCTTAACAAAAGACTACTTCGATATCGTATTTTGCAATGTGGAGGAAGCGAGAGCCCTTTCTCAAAAAGAGGATAAGCTCGAGGCGCTTCAGTTCATCGCGGGTCTTTCTCCTCTCGTATTCATGACTGATTCCGCGAACGGAGCTTACTTCGCCGAGAAAGGCGTGATTTCTCATGTGGACGGATTTCCCGTTAAACCGATCGATACGACCGGCGCGGGAGATTGTTTTGCCGCGGGAGTTTTATACGGACTGACGCACGGTTTCAGTTTGGAAAAGTCCACCCGTTGGGGAAACTACGTCGCTTCGAGAATCGTGCAAGAGATCGGTCCGAGACTCGGCATCAAATTGATGGGACGTCAAGAAGAGATTTTGAAGTGAGACCCAAACGTTCGTGTTTGTCGTAGTTCCGACAAACACGAACGCGAGAATTCTACTTTACAAAAGTTGAATTCTCTGTTAGAGAAAAATTCTCCGAAGTTTTCCCGCGGACCCGCCACCTCCACCCTAACTCGGGCGGGGGCGGATCTTGAAATTTTCGTCGGAACTCCGACGAAAACGGGCCGAAGGCTCTGTTTTCCGACTTCGGTGGAAGCCGCTCAAAAAAAACTCAATCTTGGCTCTCTACGGGTCGCAAGATAATAAATTCCACTAACTCGCTTCCTAAACGCCGATCCATAGAAAGGCGTTTGCTGAGTTGGGCGCTCTATTTCTCAGCTTCGCTGAGAGTTGAATTTCGACGCGCCGCTGAAATTCCACTAACTCGCTTCCTAAACGCCGATTCATAGAAAGGCGTTTGCTGAGTTTGGCGCTCGTTATGGACAACTCAGGTTGACTTGAACTTCCGAACGAGGCGCGTTTTCCGGAACGACAAACGTGGTTTCGCGGACAACGGTTTCCGGATAACCGTCCACCCTCGCGAGATCCCCTAAACACTGGATTCTATATTCGCCGGGATGGATGTATTTCATTTTGGTGACCCCGCCTTGCACGGGAGATGCGATCAACGGAAGCTTACCTTCGATACCGGTTTCACTGAGACGATATACGCCGTAATAGTGAGTCGTGGAAGCCGTTCCACCTAACACCGTCAAGCTGGATGCGATCTCGGGACGGATGATTCTCGAACGAAGCAGAAGTCCTCCACCCATATCCGATTCCCCCTTGTGATCGCCGTCGGTTTTCCAATCGCTGACGCCGACGAGGGTTCTCACTCCACCGACGCTCGAAACGTAAGAATGCACCATCAGATTTTCTTTGAGGTTCATCCTTACTTCTAAGATATACGGATCAAATCCGGGATAAACCAGCATATCCTGGTCTCCACCGTCCGCGGTATACAATGCGGGGAATACAAGAGGAGGGAAGATTGTCTTCGTGGTTGAGTCGGCTCCGGGTTTGTAGCTCAAACGGGGAACGATGTTGATCCCCGGTACGCGATAGTTGTCGAATAAGGTCAGATTGGAAAAGGTAAGGCCGGGTTCGGTCGCCCAAGCGGTAACTAAGGATCTCAAATACAAACCGGTATAATAGAATTGAACGGGCCCGTTTCCGAACGCACCCCAATCCGTCGCGGAAGTAGGATCGTTGGAAGGATACGAAACTCCTTCTCCGTTGAAGAATTGAATGGCTTTGACTTCTCCGTCGTTGAGACGACAGGAGTTCGAGTTGGTCGTATAAGGAACGGTGCAGAATACCTGACGGTTCGGAGCGATCTCATCCCAAAACTTCTTCGTGTCCTTCACATTCTTGATCAAACTCAGATTGTAAAGACCTTCTTCATATTTGGTCGACATGCGGATTTCTCCGATATCGATAAAGATCGGAAGGTTCTGCGCCAAAGGAAGACCTGATAAATCGTACACGGGATCGAATCCTTCCCCGCTCGTATCCTGATAAAGTTGACCGGTACCGCCCGAGTAGGCTTCAAATCCGATCGGATTGTCGGTCGCGTATGTTCCCTTTACGAGAAGAAGCATTCTTTGGTTGAAGAGGGTACTGATCACCGGATTTTTCGTTCCCTTTCCGTTCCAATCGCCGACGCGGCAAAAGAACATTAGAAAACTGGAAAGTATCAGGATGAATGGAAAATAGGATCGTTTCATAGAAATACGCTCACCATTAAACCGAATTGAAAGAATTCCGTGTCCACTACCCGATAGTAGTTCGGGTTGTTCAGTCTCGAATCCGCGTACGGACTCGCATAATAATACTTCGATTCTTCCGGAGCGTCCAGTTGAGATTCGTAGATCTTATTGTAATCGATCCGAATCCCGATTCGGATCTTTTTTCCGGCCACAAAGCTCGTTTCGAGACCGAAAAGCATCATGTGATCCCAACGGGAAGTGTTGGAAGGTCTTGCGACTACGAAGGCTTCTCCGCCTCCGGCGCGCAGAATGAACGAAATCGGAAGATCGATCGGAATCTTATAACCTAACGCGAGATAAACGGGAATCGTAGTCAAGGCGCGTTCGGTAGCGGAAAGATAGTTCGCGTAGAACGCCCCCATCTCGAGATAAAAGATCCAAGGCCAGGGAATTCTAAAAAAGAATCCGCCGCCCAGCGTGGTATCCAGATATTTCTGCGTTTCGGTTCCGGGCCAAGGGTTGGAAGCACCGAGCCAAACTCCGATCTCCGCCTTTCGATTATCGTGAAAACCTTCCTTCTTTTCTTCCTCTTCTTCCGCCGCTTCGGCTTCCTCGTCCTCTTTTGCGATCACTCCGCTGGAAGGAAGGTTTCCCGATTGAGCCGAGGGTTTCGGAATGAAATCGGTAAAGAATTTATTTTTGCCCAGATCCGGTTGATACCCGCCGAGAAGTTCGAACACGTCCAACTTCTTCGGAGACGCGGATAAGATTCCCGGTACGATCGTGAGCAATACGAGGATCGATGATTTGGAGGAGATTCGAAACCGGGACAACATACTTATTTTTGAAAGTCCCGAAGCGAATACATGGAATCGATTGCCGGGTTGGAATCGTAGTATGCTCTGATAAAATAAAGCCCGTGAGGAGGGAGGGTGATGCCCGCAATCGTTCTGTCTTTCGAAGAGAGAATGTCTAAGACGTTCGTTTCTTGTCGATTGTCGTTTGCGATTTCCAGAAGGGTACCCGTAAGAATCCGAATCATATTGTGGAGAAAGCCGTTCGCCCGGATCCTTACTTTTAGGAGACCGTCAAATTCGGCGCTTCGTTCCAGACTCGTATCCAAAATCGTCCGGACCGCGGAACGGTTTTTCATCGAAGCCACTTTCGCCAAACTGCGAAAGTCGTGTTCTCCCTTTAATAATTCAAGTTCGGCTTCCAAGCGCGGAACGTCAATCTTATGTTGATACCAGAAGGCTCGATTTTTCCAGGTCGGTCTCGGATACTTCGTATTGAGGATGAAATATTCGTATTCTCTCGAACTGCAGGAAAAGCGGGAGTCGAATTTTTCTTCCACTTCCGTCATGGATAGAATGGAAACTCCCGAATCGGTGATTGCATTCATTCCCAAAAGAAATCTGCCGAATTCTTCCACAGGTAAGGTCTTTGTCGTTTTAAAATTCACGACCATTCCGCGAGCGTGAACCCCGGTATCCGTTCTTCCGGCTCCGGTGACGTTGACCTTTTCTTTGAGAAGAATTTTCGCGGCCTTTTCGAGATTTTCCTGAACGGTGGGTAGACCTTTTTGAGTTTGAAAACCGTTGAAACAAAGTCCGTCGTATTCGACGAGGAGGGCGTAGTTTATTTTTCTCCTCCCATTTCCTCGATGAGCTTGTTGTATTCGTCGTAGAGTTCTTTTGCCATGTCGATGATGACGGAAGGTTTGGACTTGGATCCCTTTCCCGAACCGTAGAGTCTGGAAAGAGTCCGTTTGGCTCTGACTAAAAGATTGAGTTTTGCCGCGGGTTCGGATGCAAGTTCGTCTTTGAACTTCATCGTCAGATAGGCGGAAAGATAAATGACTCCGTCAAAGGCCCAGTTCTTATCCGTGTCCGGACCTAAGAGATACGAGGCCTGATCTACCGGCTCGGAACCGCTCTGCATGATCTCCATCGTATCCGTGTACCAGCCCGCCGACTTTTGGTAAAGAAGGTCGCGCACCTTATCGAATCCCATACTCGGGAAGTCGTTGTTCAGATCGTCGAAATACCACGCGGCTCGGACCGCGCAAACCGCCTTTTTCGGAGTGGGGGCGACGGTGACCTTTCTATTTTGGTAACATTCGATTGCGAGAAGATAGGAAGCCGCTCCGAGAACCAAATTGCGGTCCTGATAAAAATCCAAGGGTCCGAGAATTTTTTCCAGATTGGAACGTCTCGTATCGGATTGGGAACGGATCTTTTCGTTTTCCTCCGCGTCTAACGCGGGCCAATCCTTGGTAAAGGAAGAATAAAGACAACGGGGACAAACACTGATGACATAATCATTGGGACTGACTCGGCCGAACTTTTTATTCTTTTCGTAGAGTCTTCTGAGTTCGATCGTGAGTTTGCCGGCGATCAAACGGCCGCCGCCCTGAAACATATTCTCTTTCTGATGAACTTCGTGGCAGATCGGACAAACCGTATCTTCCTTTGCACGAAACGAGATCTTTTTTCCTTGTGCGAGAGCGCTGGCTGTCATAGTCTTATCTTTGAAAAACCCGAAAAAAACGGGGACGGGCTGTCAATTCGGACACCATTCTAACCGATAGAGTAGGAAGAAAAGCAATAATTTCCCGTTGCCCGTGGCTTATAAACCCGTAAAGAAGGGATAAAGGTTAACCGATGAAACGACTGATTCTGATTCTAATTGCGATCTCCATTCTTCCCGTATCCGTATTTGGGGAGGCTGTTTCCAGCAAAGCCTACAAAAAGAGGGTGGAATTACTCGTATATCTCCGAGCCATCGAACCGCTTGTTCGAAACTACAAAGGAGAAGTTCCCGGCGGACAGAATCAGCAAGGCGCGGGCGGACAAACGGCTCCGGCTAACAATCAGCAAGGCGGCGCTCCGGAACAAGACGGAGACCGTGTCCGCAAATACAAGGAACTCAAACGACTCTATCAAGAAGGACTTCAATACTTCTTCGAGAACAATCACGTAAACGCATACCGCAGATTTCTGGAAGCGCAGCTCGGAACCGAAATGCTTCTGGAAGAATTGTCCCAGTATTACGTGGAAAGAACGGACGAAATCTTAAAAGCCGCGATTGAAAAGAAGAATCAGAACAATCCGGAAGACAGAAACCTCGTCGACATCGCGATCGAATGGAGTAAGAATTCCTTCATCGTGCGCGATATGACCGCGAATCGCGAATCTCCTCTTACGAGAAGAATGTACAACCCGAGAGATTTTCATTACGTTACGAACAAATACGCGATCGAAAAGAATATGGAAACCGGTTATAAGTTTTTAGGTCTTGCAAAAGAAGCGCGCAACAACGCTCTCAAGATCGAAAAACATCTGGAAAAACACCAGAAACTTCAACCGAGCCATAGAAAGCATAGAATCGAACACTACATCGCGGCGATCCAACTCTGTAGAGACGCAAGAGCGAACGCGATCAATATCTTTAAACTGAAATATCCGTATGACAACTATTATCTCTTTAAGAGCGACGCGAAAACCGAAGCGATCAAAGACGACGAAGGAAAGGCGGGATCTTCCGAGCCGGTGGTGTTGAACGGAGTAACTTACGACTTTTCTCAAAACCCGACGTTGGAATACGATCATAGAATGAGTCCCGTGTTCGACAGAAGAATTCCGGACGAATACCGCAGAGACGCAGTGGACGTTTTGGAAAAGATCTACGACGACGAAGTCAAAAACAGAATCTTCCTGAAATGGGATCCTGAAAAACGCAAACAGTTGATGGGAGACAAAGCTCCGAACAACAAGTAATCCGAATCGTGTTCGGTAAAAAAAGCCCGCAAACAAGCGGGCTTTTTCTTTTGAAAACTAGCTTTTCTAAAAACGGATTCCTTCAGAAGATTGCTTCCGATGAACCCATTGAAATTTATGGAAAGCCGTTTGGGCCGCTTTCCGAAATCGTATCGTCGAATCGTTCTGAAAACCTACTTAATCACATTGCCCCTCGTCTTTAGTTTTGCATTCCCGAGT of Leptospira sanjuanensis contains these proteins:
- a CDS encoding energy transducer TonB family protein → MSWSSPFLGLGIFFPLGVLFAFPKGREVRSSAFGSLLFQIFCWGILYPLEVSAILFPVVEAFVRALVMDLGEWLIGFYVLVGLVILVSHSFYLKKQRRRRFQFNPSSHPREEKIERVHYKILVLLVAGYLTSRLVFQDAYRLEYGQLGILEDSFLYFFSVLIAGDTLLSRGKQFFLFRRPWKLFERQARAARRIGFEGEGGVRKQRYAKIRDWLFPGWGHIYIGNLWKGFSILFLYLLLLLFFATAFFSWLEPADGIRFLMSMGLKPGIADKKFFAVTSSVVPILVFFGGIVGIHIISKFLLNRAFRAEPEDTTPQSTFISNLSYSILLHFVLLSLILIIPVTLQRKKEQKEKERQRTHFTPENLEFYFIDPNLPNEVEGLNGGVVSGTETPTQKEGDKIPDDKPADEGRVKGEVKQVRGKKLPSTYSNYISAKMRGPESFMEYWRRAPRNYSSVVAYTVTPDGEVVDVDLVEASGYPEQDQMTLELIESLSPLMPPPGTKGYVRVTELFWNGSIDPEAMPTPLQKELVTMYDGRYMEEL
- a CDS encoding glycine--tRNA ligase, with protein sequence MEKKESLDSSLKEIVSVCKRRGFVYPGSEIYGGLSNTFDYGPYGVELLQNLKQLWWKYFVHLREDVVGLDSSILLNPKVWEASGHVSNFNDPLIDCKNCKTRIRADKFLEDQKGEGFANGLTLEKMNQVIKESNFACPSCGQRGTFTEARDFNLMFKTSHGASAEDALDIYLRPETAQGIFLNFKNVVSTTRRKIPFGIAQIGKSFRNEIMARQFVFRTREFEQMEMEFFCEPGTQKEWFTHWVDYCMRWLTEQVGIKKENLRVREHEKEELSFYSEGTSDIEFKYNFGWGELWGIASRTDYDLNQHQKFSGEDLKYQDQVNNQKYVPYVVEPALGVNRLFLAVVADAYEEEKLPDGETRTVLRFSPKIAPVKAAVFPLMKKDGLPEKSREIFADLAKLGNIEYDDGGAIGKRYRRQDEIGTPYCITVDYDTLKDNTVTVRERDSMNQERIPVGQLRTWLFERL
- the truA gene encoding tRNA pseudouridine(38-40) synthase TruA produces the protein MQVQTFRHHRHGKRTLRRIQQAHRGNGRRKINYALLVEYDGLCFNGFQTQKGLPTVQENLEKAAKILLKEKVNVTGAGRTDTGVHARGMVVNFKTTKTLPVEEFGRFLLGMNAITDSGVSILSMTEVEEKFDSRFSCSSREYEYFILNTKYPRPTWKNRAFWYQHKIDVPRLEAELELLKGEHDFRSLAKVASMKNRSAVRTILDTSLERSAEFDGLLKVRIRANGFLHNMIRILTGTLLEIANDNRQETNVLDILSSKDRTIAGITLPPHGLYFIRAYYDSNPAIDSMYSLRDFQK
- a CDS encoding adenosine kinase, encoding MKHYDVFGVGNALVDILVPTEDVFIQRLGFDKGIMTLVDAEKQAGVLVALEGSKQELRSGGSAANTMIALANSGGTGTYTGKVSKDTYGEFYKKDMENAGILFEVAPEDNGHTGTCVVLTTPDAERTMLTHLGISITLQKSDVDLDKLKASNISYIEGYLWDGSGTKEASLLTMEESKKNGVKVAYTYSDPFCVNRSREDFVRLTKDYFDIVFCNVEEARALSQKEDKLEALQFIAGLSPLVFMTDSANGAYFAEKGVISHVDGFPVKPIDTTGAGDCFAAGVLYGLTHGFSLEKSTRWGNYVASRIVQEIGPRLGIKLMGRQEEILK
- a CDS encoding DUF2225 domain-containing protein; the protein is MTASALAQGKKISFRAKEDTVCPICHEVHQKENMFQGGGRLIAGKLTIELRRLYEKNKKFGRVSPNDYVISVCPRCLYSSFTKDWPALDAEENEKIRSQSDTRRSNLEKILGPLDFYQDRNLVLGAASYLLAIECYQNRKVTVAPTPKKAVCAVRAAWYFDDLNNDFPSMGFDKVRDLLYQKSAGWYTDTMEIMQSGSEPVDQASYLLGPDTDKNWAFDGVIYLSAYLTMKFKDELASEPAAKLNLLVRAKRTLSRLYGSGKGSKSKPSVIIDMAKELYDEYNKLIEEMGGEK
- a CDS encoding LIC11274 family protein, whose amino-acid sequence is MKRLILILIAISILPVSVFGEAVSSKAYKKRVELLVYLRAIEPLVRNYKGEVPGGQNQQGAGGQTAPANNQQGGAPEQDGDRVRKYKELKRLYQEGLQYFFENNHVNAYRRFLEAQLGTEMLLEELSQYYVERTDEILKAAIEKKNQNNPEDRNLVDIAIEWSKNSFIVRDMTANRESPLTRRMYNPRDFHYVTNKYAIEKNMETGYKFLGLAKEARNNALKIEKHLEKHQKLQPSHRKHRIEHYIAAIQLCRDARANAINIFKLKYPYDNYYLFKSDAKTEAIKDDEGKAGSSEPVVLNGVTYDFSQNPTLEYDHRMSPVFDRRIPDEYRRDAVDVLEKIYDDEVKNRIFLKWDPEKRKQLMGDKAPNNK
- a CDS encoding 50S ribosomal protein L11 methyltransferase is translated as MRYREIILSLPKEIAEDFTSFLDEAGVAGYYEILFDREVPRAPHEEIISDDTKFRVYLAEDDKENEIRIHIFLKANAGESFFLESRWIETKEYEEAYKEFYKPFTIGSYRVIPTWEKDTAVSTTPQGILPLLINPGLAFGTGHHETTRLVLGRMGSLGLNGKRIADVGTGSGILSVAAAKSGASAILAVDVDPNSVRSATFNRDDNEISPNVLVVDEGGFDHSDVQGKEWDLLIANITFAVLKANIQKIASVKTNHFLFSGVITERKDEFLELLKNEVGGEGVFFQEDTGWELIEWKRKG
- a CDS encoding LIC11270 family surface protein, producing MKRSYFPFILILSSFLMFFCRVGDWNGKGTKNPVISTLFNQRMLLLVKGTYATDNPIGFEAYSGGTGQLYQDTSGEGFDPVYDLSGLPLAQNLPIFIDIGEIRMSTKYEEGLYNLSLIKNVKDTKKFWDEIAPNRQVFCTVPYTTNSNSCRLNDGEVKAIQFFNGEGVSYPSNDPTSATDWGAFGNGPVQFYYTGLYLRSLVTAWATEPGLTFSNLTLFDNYRVPGINIVPRLSYKPGADSTTKTIFPPLVFPALYTADGGDQDMLVYPGFDPYILEVRMNLKENLMVHSYVSSVGGVRTLVGVSDWKTDGDHKGESDMGGGLLLRSRIIRPEIASSLTVLGGTASTTHYYGVYRLSETGIEGKLPLIASPVQGGVTKMKYIHPGEYRIQCLGDLARVDGYPETVVRETTFVVPENAPRSEVQVNLSCP
- a CDS encoding PrsW family glutamic-type intramembrane protease: MSFDVALLGFLSILPWGFFLILLFPGKNTQQRIFLILLAVFLGYLSTEIVLKLHPIFWPDVKIAAPRRGGHILTQTAHIAFIQAGMMEEFCKGILILFAGLLFAFDWKKYEFKKEMVLIGGFVALGFAGVENANYIFNAKEEDRIAMFVGRTIRSSNAHFLINLCFALAFVKSNRKEIKDRPLALFLAFLLAVSQHGLFNFFVLPQSRFGGWLSTALFVGIWVWIVKDFRTFILENGSGAQIVSDTPVDAEILDETREAT